The region TGTTGAGTACAAGTGGCTGCATCCTTACACAATGTCGACAACAATGTTATCCATATCCTCGGGGTGTTGGACAGTGTCTTCCTGATAGAAATTTTAATTATCAATGTGTATGCGTGTATGATTGTCCTGCCAAGATCTAGAATATTTGTGCATGTCTTCACCTTAAAATTATTGTATGagcaaataaattatttatgaaTTGAATAAATTTTTACGTTCACACAAAGTTAAGTTGTGTGTTTCTAACACTTCAATACTGATAAGtgataacttaaaaaaaatagttgaaaTATGAAGTTTTGAAACCATTTTTAATGATAAAATATTAatgaatattttaattatttataatttcatTTAAAGGTCATCGATCCCACCAtttaatctctctctctctcatcacTTTGATCTCTTACTAAAGAGCTGGTATTGGATTTTATTCGTCAAACTCTTCTTTGGTGTTTCTATCTTTCCAAACCATTCGGTAATAAACAGAGTGTTAGTACACTAATATTTGAGACCAccaaaatgaaataataatatttaggAGATGATGAATATATTTTTCTATtgagaaaatattatattaattttttaccaTAAAAGTTGATTTCATAAATAATATTatacatttatatttattattgtgTATTATAACATTgccattttttattattttaaagttattataagagtaaagtacactcacttccctcaaggtttgttagaattacactccaccccattcttatctaaaatctacactccaccccattttatatagaggcaaatttagtgacgaaaaatattcttcattaataattagttattatttaaattgttaatcaataatttcaaaaaatattttcaatataatccaataaatttaaaaatgaaaacatcacagtcctcctcattctctcaatcgcgtttttcTTCCGTAAATTCaaaatgcaaattctgcaatagcacacctgaccggttgacaaaccatatcttgaacatagtgaaacatgcttgtattttcatatttggtaataattcaattttaatcaaaataatctctttatacctccaattttcaaaattggattgtagacccaaaaaacaacacaaattgatgaagaaaatagagaaacaaaattaagaaatatgaagtggatcagaggttattagaacccaacgatgcagtggagcaccgtttttaacaaaatccaacaacatcttaaaccaacagagcgttcgttCACAACTTAAATGGATGAAGTTCAcgagaagtagttgaacaagtggctttggggatgtgcgattcacgttctggggttcaggtcgcaacaaaacttttaGGCATgttggtgccatggggtttcacattctgggacggTGGtcgccgtgttaaagggagcaaaagcttggtggtgaccgtttgtgatgagaaatatgatttggagatagatgagacgtggacttaacgTACAGAGTTGAtggttttttaaatttaattcagtaaaattattttcataaattaatatatgatagtgtatatgcattaaatttatttaaattttaactaattagtaattattttttattagtgacgaatttgttttcttcactaaattttgcctttataaaaaatggggtggaatgtagattttaaaaaaaaatggggtggagtgtcattcttgcaaaccttgaggggggtgagtgtattttactcttattATAACTATAAAGTAAGAGGTTATTTAGGTCTTAGAATTTGGAAAAcctataataattttttgaaacaGAAAATTGTTTTTGCAATCAAACAATGAATTCATGGCTACATACTTTAGAAAAATGCAATAATGGGAAACGTGACCCTGTTCGGCGAGGACTCTGATGACGGCATTGAAAGGGGAAATGTCTGGATTGTGGAGATGGTGAAAGACCCGGAGAGCAGTGCGAGATGGGTAGTGGCCAATGAGGCGCGTAGCGAGGAGATTGTCTTGGTGTGTGCCGAGTAGGAAATTTTGTGCGTGGATTTGGAGAAGATGAGAACGCGGAATGTGGCCCTATAAGAGGTTCGTGAAGGTGGTAGGAGTGTGATCAACTATGGAAGACGAAGAGCGAGAAGGAAGAAGATAGCATTGTTTGAACTTCTGGGTGAAGTGATGAGACGATTAAAGCATGTCGCTTTGGTGTCTGACAATCATCAATGGAACATAGTCCTTAATCCTTATACAGAGGGCCTGTAAATGGGCGACTAAGTTCAACATACATGTTAAGCGGCGGTTGAAATCCGATTAAATgtgttttttctttaaaatacaTGGTAGATTGTGGTGGTTAGAAACTATTATAATTTAGTACAATTGTAAATTTTTGTATGTCAATTAATCATCATTATTGCAACAATAATTAGGAGTGTAGCTTTTCcgatctataaaaaaaataggaGTGTAATTAGGTTGGGGCGGGTCGGATCGAATTTGAAGTATTTATAAGTCCAGACCAATTAAAAAGCCTCAGGTTGGGTTGATTcgcttttttcattttttgtctTTGGGATCGAACGGAACCAACCCGATGTTGAATGGGTTAGTTTAGAATTTAGATTGAGTGATaggatttaaataaaataatttatttttacaaaCTCTGcactatatttaaaattaaagattaaaaaaacaacatGATAAATcaaaaaaaatcagaattaaGCATTTATTTAAAGACTAATATAATATTTTCCACTTTTAATTGAAATAATCAACAATatctttaattaatatttttctcaTGGACAGTTGTCCAATTttcatatttataatattttttgatattttattgTTGGTTAAAAGAATTATAATGTTTATTACTTTTTCTTGAAATAACAAATTATTAATATCATTGACTAATATTTTGCAGAGAACGTAGTTTcttaatttcatattttgattatttttgtagtatttttatttgtttaagaATACTAGAATAGTATTATATTATCGCTTTTGactgaaataaaaaatagattCATTCATTAATATTTCATTATAGAAAGTAGTTTTAATGtttcattttcaaataattttttgtattttttctctttaagaCTAATATAATATCTATCACGTTTGACTGAAATAATCAATTATATCCTTTATTAATATCTTGTCATGGAAATTAGTTTCAATATTTATTATCTAAATTATATTTTAGAATATTTTAAGACTAATATATTGATAATGTAGATAACGATTGAATACAATTAAagattttaatttcttaaataaGCAAATATTATTGATCATGATAAATACAAATAGctattgaaattcaaaccaaCAAGGAAACTTGTATTCTAAAAGGTGGAATAAAATGACCAGATTGAAGCATGAGACCAACTATCCGGGCTATATAAATCCCTGATTGTACTTTCAGTATCTCAACAAAGACAAAACACATAAGGGTATTGACATTGCAGCTACTGAAGATGGCTAAGATTTCCTTCATACCAATTTTCTTTATTGGGCTTCTCTTCACAGGTATACTAAGAAATTTTGTATGTTCACACTCACTTTTATTTTCATCTAATTTTCACATGTTTTCTCTACCCAACTTCctcttatttttctatcacatcacaaATCAAGTTTATCATTCATCTCTCAATTGTCTCTTACGGTCATATCTTTCTTTGAGGATGGAGGTCAAATGTGCTTTGAAAGAAAATTTTCTCGTATGATTTTTCTTGAAAATTCAATTTATTAGTACTTGGTGTTCTTTACTCGTTCCAAATTTTGGATGTTCTTAAATTGATATGATGAGCCCCTTATCAAATTCATAACACTATAGATGGTTCAGAATAATTTATATTATAGGTTTTTTTCATGTCAAATTGAAAAGAAACCAATTATTATTGATTTATAGATTGGACTCAAGATATTTCAACTCAACACTTGAACTTGCATTCGATAACCCgacatatattttatattaaaaactcTTAATATTTCACATTTTATATTCACAATAGTATTTATATTGgtatttctttttctcatttcaTTTGATACTCTCACACGACCTAAATAATTAGcatatgtttttttatatatatttactttcCAACTTTGTTAGCATATTGTAGGTTTAAATCTATTGAAAAAATACACAATTATAACTGTTGAAAGATTTAAAAGGGACTCATACATAACATATATTTTTAGATTTAATTTGATTATTGTGAATAATTAAAAACTGTATAAATCGACTATTAGTCAATAATGGTGTGAAAATTGTAATTATGAACAAGGTATAAAAACGTACAGgtaacaataaacacttaaaaaTATATAACATTTTGTATTTTGTGCTGAAGACTTCTTATCCTttgcattttttaaaatattccaGCTATCACTTGTATTGACTATTTTCTAAAGTTATTTTGGATTTTCTCAGTTGTGGCAGGGACAATTGAACCACAACTTACAAGATGTGAGAAAGTGTTGAGTACAAGTGGCTGCATCCTTACACAATGTCGACAACAATGTTATCCATATCCTCGGGGTGTTGGACAGTGCCTTCCCGATAGAAATTTTAATTATCAATGTGTATGCGTTTATGATTGTCCTGCCAAGATCTAAAATATTTGTAGACCACATGCCTTCACCTTAAAATGATTGTATGagcaaataaattatttatgaaTTGAATACATTTTTACGTTCACAAAAAGTTAAGTTGTGTGTTTCTAACACTTCAATACTGATAAAacctaaaaaaaatttagttgAAATATGAAGTATTGAAACCATTTTTAATGATAagatattaataaatattttaattatttttaattttgtttaaagGTCATCGATCCCACCATTtaatccctctctctctcttccactaGATTTTTTCCTAGGAAGATTTTAATGAGCTCATTCTCAAGGGTCTTTCTTCAACCAAGTAATGAGGATTTGCTAtgctagtattttttttttctcttctgtcAGGCCTATTTCATGAGAGGACTTGTTATAAAAACTTTATGAACTATGTAAAACTGGGTCAAGACATCAAATGGCAGAAATCAAAAGTATAAAATCAAGACAAACCTAACTAGTAACTTAATTGTTCAGATATAAACTGATAGACAATCTACTCATATCGTGCTGTAGTGAGTCACAACATTTTCATCTTCTATAATACAACAAATGACCCAGCAACAACAAATGCCAAATCCTTCTTATCGCCCTGAGAATTGTTTGTGTCAGGAAAGATTTATTCTTCCATAAGCATCAAACAGTGAAATCTCCTCAGCAGAAGTGACTAGCAATTcgtgttgaaaggaaaaatcatCTTGAAGCCACTAGTCGAAACCATTCAAGCAATTTGCTCATTCCCATAGTTCTCAGCTGACGAGATTTGCTCACATTGAACCACCAAAACTGTCGAAACCACTCAAGCAATTTGCTCATTCCCATTGTTCTCAGCATCACTTGTCAAGGATAGCAGTTCCGTCAAATCTACACGGTACTCAAGGCCTCTGAGATAGTGTCCCAACAGCATGCACCTTTAGGGGGAGGTGTCAATAAGTAGTAGTTAGTTTTATTCAGAACAGTAGCACAACAAGGGTATTAATAGCTTCAAAAATTCCAAATCATCTTTCAAGTTCAAGCATATAGTAAATTTTGTATCCCATTACCATTATGATTAACTCCAGGTCCTGAATACTCGTTCTTgcatcataaaaaataaatagaatacATATAGAAACAAGGAACATAATCAAGAGGAGAAAAACACAGACCAAAATAGCAGGCGAGCAAGATAGTCCCTAGTTAATGAAATAACAGGGTGAAACTGAATTGAAGAGTTCTCAACAACCTCCGCACAATCCTCACTCCCAGCATTTGCTGTACCAATTGTTGCATTCTCTGACATAGTTGAAGGTTTAGAATGCATCTTAGGAGAAAGGGTAGCAAGAAGACCGTGGACAACAGAGATGATGATTTCCTTAAGCTCAGGGGATGTAAATTCTGATAGCTGAGCCACCTGCTCATCATGCATATACAAATCCAACTAAATTAACTGAAAGCAGCATATATTTTTCAGACAAAAGCAACAGATATTTTTCTACCAAAACAGAAAACACTAAATTATCACAATACTCAAATATTAAGTTCCCCCTAGTCATTGCATACGAAGTACAGCAATACAACAGTATAATAGTAGAGACAATTTGTCggtgttggttttttttttttttttgataggcaatttGTCGGTGTTGGTAATTTTACAAGTAATACATGAAGACAGAGGCTAGTATGACAAATGAACCCAAGATAGAGTTGCACCATGCTCCTTTGTAGCCATTATATAGCATgtacagaaaaagaaaactatggacgtttttgaaaaaggaaaaacCTGTTCAGGTTGAAGTGATCTCAAGTAATCCAATAAATCATTCTTTTCTTCTCCAACAAACTGTTGCATTTGAAGAGCAGCATTTTTCCTCTTCACTTCATGCAGTTCCTTTAAAATGTGGCCaccaaaaaaggaaaagaaactaaGATGAGAAACGAGTTTATTCTAATAGTGGCTTATTTGCAATTAAGAAACTCGAATGCAGACCAATTATTGCCTAGAGACAAAACAGAGAGCATATCCAACATTATTATAGAATGAAGCATACCACGAGATATGTGACAAGCAAGAATTTAACAATGTCCCATGCAAAATAAATATCATTGACCATTCACTGCGCACCATGAATCCCATGACCCTAGTCTTCTCTAATATCGAGGAAGGATCCATTATTTTACAGTATACCTTTTTCATTGAAGACAAACGAGATTGCAAATTGAGAATATATTGCTGTGCTTCTGAAGATATTTCACCAAGGTCTTGAATATCAACATCCTCATGAACCTTTTCAACTTTGGAAGACAAATTGCTCTTTCTCCCAAAGTCGATTACATTTACACTGTCATGCAGCAATCCTTGTAGGTCCATTGGAGTGCTTTCTGCCTTTGGCTTCTCTAGATCTCTTTCACACATATCAAGGTTTTTTTCAAGACAAAGCCTATATTCAGCATTGCGCAGCGTGTAGCTGCAATACACGAAGAAAGATTTTCATATTCCCTCAAGTTGGATGAAAATTACTTAGTCATGCATGAAAAGAGTAACATTCTTCAGAAATTTTTGGGGGTTTATAAAATATTAACATACATTGTTTCAAATAAATAGCTGTGACGCCAATATTATATTATGTCCCTCCCAGCTTCTCCAAACAACACGtccatttattaaaataatactcCTACAACCATAATAACAACCCTGCAGGCTCCATAGAGATAATATACAAATTTTTCTAGTTTATGACATAGACATAGACATGACAGTATGACACTTACCCAGTCATCATTGAAGAAATGAGTAACTTGGAGAGGGGTTCCCACAAGGCCTCAATGACAACATGGAATTG is a window of Lotus japonicus ecotype B-129 chromosome 5, LjGifu_v1.2 DNA encoding:
- the LOC130720231 gene encoding uncharacterized protein LOC130720231, giving the protein MATSLSLFSSLPLPLFHLRPSPTSSLSFSPLRHHSNPTKSKPPFLVLASSTPSFGDFTSKPKKSVLRELIQEIEPLDVSHIQKDVPPTTADAMKRTISGMLGLLPSDQFHVVIEALWEPLSKLLISSMMTGYTLRNAEYRLCLEKNLDMCERDLEKPKAESTPMDLQGLLHDSVNVIDFGRKSNLSSKVEKVHEDVDIQDLGEISSEAQQYILNLQSRLSSMKKELHEVKRKNAALQMQQFVGEEKNDLLDYLRSLQPEQVAQLSEFTSPELKEIIISVVHGLLATLSPKMHSKPSTMSENATIGTANAGSEDCAEVVENSSIQFHPVISLTRDYLARLLFWCMLLGHYLRGLEYRVDLTELLSLTSDAENNGNEQIA